In Oscillatoria acuminata PCC 6304, a single window of DNA contains:
- a CDS encoding DNA phosphorothioation-associated putative methyltransferase, translating to MDKSSLPLPQTKLDRLASVHRHLPRPLRLAGEAGILTAETTFLDYGGDANHHPADVVYLADILNIIQSPEEREDVLQDAWKLTENVLIVAASVTVSEVNQGKIAYGKEGVIPMNSVHTYYEQVDLKRELERILSVEATPAGLGVYFIFRNPADAQNYCFNLGRSRSIIPPLHPDATALIAQEEILTPLMEFVGDWGRLPQIKELSTAKAIIREFGSLEQAFNQIQAATSEEIWQQIQEKCRQDALIYLASLIWEKQRVPSFSEFSPQIAANFRALFGNWNNAKQAAQHLLSQLESPDAVATACQNSPLGKKLPGALYVHVWAIESLDPILRLYEAVVRRHLGRVDSATLIKFNLEKPIISYLFYPEFDTDPHPALQASLRIHFPEGRIRYRDYQQVDNPPVLHRKETFVTPDYPLYELFENLTREEEKLGLLNKSRGIGTRNGWLECLADAGVEIQGHTVRVTSEPKTTNKPLKTTPKIERHRAAIVRNALSRPMRLGLEAGFFTEGTTFFDYGCGHGGDIKRIAEQGFTSSGWDPYYSPDTPLTPADVVNLGYIINVIEDLEERRQALIQSWELTQKVLIVASLVLVDDRNSGQVAYGDGVITRRHTFQKYYEQEELKQYIETVLQVEAIPVALGIYFVFRDQQLAQRIQSYRFRSRTTVPKLLKSFDEYREILTPLMEFASDRGRLPVPGELPQEPAIIAEFGNLRRAFKVIMEFTHPEEWEAITEKRRKDILTYIAVTNLLKRVQLSHLPLEIQNDIKALFPSYRTACIMAEQLVFSLNDIELVASSCKNSSVGLLKPNSFTVHVSALETLEPLLRIYEGVVSRAIGRMDEATLIKFSLKKPRISYLFYPNFDKETHPLLHTRMDIDLIDLRVIYRDYDNDDNPPILHRKDACVTPDYPDYEKLVKLTHQEENRGLLDKPWEIKTLKTWQKRLEENCAEIRGNTVFWRKDADPYRLRILKAAMRSRQRKQVETDPDLS from the coding sequence ATGGATAAATCCAGTTTGCCGCTACCCCAAACCAAACTAGACCGTTTGGCATCGGTTCACCGCCATCTCCCCCGTCCCCTGCGTCTCGCCGGAGAAGCGGGAATTCTGACTGCTGAAACCACGTTTTTGGACTATGGGGGAGATGCCAATCACCATCCTGCGGATGTGGTTTATCTGGCGGATATCCTCAATATAATCCAGTCCCCGGAAGAACGTGAGGATGTCTTGCAGGATGCCTGGAAATTAACCGAAAATGTTTTAATTGTCGCTGCATCAGTTACCGTTTCCGAGGTCAATCAAGGGAAAATTGCTTATGGGAAAGAGGGCGTAATTCCCATGAATTCGGTTCATACCTATTATGAACAAGTAGATCTCAAAAGGGAACTAGAACGCATCTTATCCGTCGAGGCGACCCCAGCAGGATTGGGGGTTTATTTCATCTTTCGCAATCCGGCAGATGCTCAAAATTATTGCTTCAATTTAGGGCGATCGCGCTCAATAATTCCTCCCCTCCACCCCGATGCGACTGCGCTAATTGCACAAGAAGAAATCCTCACCCCGTTGATGGAATTTGTCGGGGACTGGGGACGGTTACCCCAGATTAAGGAGTTATCCACCGCCAAAGCAATTATCCGAGAATTTGGCAGTTTAGAACAAGCATTTAATCAGATTCAAGCAGCAACCTCCGAGGAAATTTGGCAGCAAATTCAGGAAAAATGCCGTCAAGATGCCTTAATTTATCTAGCAAGTCTAATTTGGGAGAAACAGCGCGTTCCCTCCTTCTCTGAATTCTCTCCGCAAATTGCCGCTAATTTTCGCGCCTTATTTGGGAATTGGAATAACGCAAAACAAGCGGCGCAACACTTGTTATCCCAATTAGAATCCCCGGATGCAGTGGCCACCGCTTGCCAAAATAGTCCCCTCGGAAAAAAGCTACCCGGTGCATTGTATGTTCATGTTTGGGCGATCGAATCCTTAGACCCAATTTTGCGATTATATGAAGCAGTCGTTCGTCGTCATTTAGGAAGAGTCGATAGCGCAACTTTAATTAAATTCAACCTTGAAAAACCGATTATTTCTTATCTCTTTTACCCGGAATTTGATACAGACCCGCATCCGGCATTACAGGCGAGTCTCCGGATTCATTTCCCCGAGGGTCGAATTCGCTATCGAGACTATCAGCAAGTAGATAATCCTCCGGTTCTGCACCGCAAAGAAACCTTTGTCACCCCAGATTATCCCCTGTATGAACTGTTTGAAAACCTCACCCGAGAAGAAGAAAAATTAGGACTTTTAAACAAGTCCCGGGGGATTGGAACTCGCAATGGATGGTTAGAATGTCTGGCCGATGCTGGGGTCGAAATTCAGGGACATACGGTCAGGGTCACATCAGAACCCAAGACAACAAATAAACCCCTAAAAACCACCCCCAAAATCGAACGTCATCGCGCTGCCATTGTCAGAAATGCACTTTCCCGTCCGATGCGATTAGGATTAGAAGCGGGATTTTTTACGGAAGGAACGACCTTTTTTGATTATGGATGTGGTCATGGGGGGGATATTAAACGGATTGCTGAACAAGGATTTACGAGTAGTGGTTGGGACCCGTATTATTCCCCAGATACTCCTTTAACTCCGGCAGATGTGGTGAATTTGGGTTATATCATTAATGTTATTGAAGATTTAGAAGAACGCCGACAAGCGCTGATTCAATCCTGGGAATTGACCCAAAAAGTGTTAATTGTTGCGTCTTTAGTGTTAGTGGATGACCGAAATTCGGGTCAAGTTGCTTATGGAGATGGGGTAATTACGCGACGCCATACTTTTCAGAAATATTATGAACAGGAAGAACTGAAACAGTATATCGAAACTGTTCTGCAAGTGGAAGCAATTCCGGTGGCATTGGGGATTTATTTTGTCTTTCGGGACCAACAATTGGCACAACGGATTCAATCTTATCGCTTCCGCAGTCGGACGACGGTTCCTAAACTGCTGAAAAGTTTTGATGAATATCGAGAAATCCTGACGCCACTCATGGAATTTGCCAGCGATCGCGGCAGACTACCCGTTCCCGGTGAACTCCCTCAAGAACCCGCAATCATTGCCGAATTTGGCAATTTGCGCCGCGCCTTTAAAGTGATTATGGAGTTCACTCACCCCGAAGAATGGGAGGCAATCACTGAAAAACGCCGCAAGGATATTCTGACTTATATCGCTGTTACGAACTTGTTAAAACGAGTCCAACTCTCTCATTTACCCTTAGAAATTCAAAATGATATCAAAGCGCTATTTCCCTCCTATCGGACTGCCTGCATCATGGCAGAACAACTGGTGTTTAGTTTAAATGATATCGAATTAGTGGCGAGTAGCTGTAAAAATAGTTCCGTAGGGTTGCTGAAACCCAATAGTTTCACGGTTCATGTTTCGGCTTTAGAAACCCTCGAACCCTTGCTGAGAATTTATGAAGGGGTCGTTAGTCGGGCAATTGGCCGAATGGATGAGGCCACTTTAATTAAGTTTAGCCTGAAAAAGCCGAGAATCTCTTATTTATTTTACCCCAATTTTGACAAAGAAACCCATCCCCTTTTACATACTCGGATGGATATTGACTTAATCGATTTGCGGGTGATTTATCGAGATTATGATAACGACGATAATCCGCCAATCCTTCATCGCAAAGATGCCTGTGTGACTCCGGACTATCCCGACTATGAGAAACTGGTTAAACTGACCCATCAGGAAGAAAATCGGGGATTGCTAGATAAACCCTGGGAGATTAAAACCCTTAAAACTTGGCAAAAACGGTTAGAAGAAAATTGTGCCGAGATTCGGGGAAATACGGTATTTTGGCGCAAAGATGCGGACCCCTATCGCTTGAGAATCCTCAAAGCAGCAATGCGATCGCGTCAGAGAAAGCAAGTTGAAACTGACCCGGATTTAAGCTAA
- a CDS encoding Uma2 family endonuclease, with product MSLTIADLEQVQLEHPEWNLELIDGGIKAMGPSDDTSSEIGAQFTFLLKLWVNPRRLGRVYDSSGGFILPNTDLRAPDVSFVLADRIKRSNRDFVRLVPDLMVEIKSKSDRLNPLADKIKLFLALGTTVGILVDPDKETVTVYRPTGETTVLNTEDTLTIPELFPGWEMPIADLWPPVFE from the coding sequence ATGAGTTTAACAATTGCCGACCTGGAACAAGTCCAATTAGAACATCCCGAGTGGAACCTGGAATTAATTGATGGAGGAATTAAGGCAATGGGTCCATCTGATGACACATCTAGCGAAATTGGTGCTCAATTTACCTTTTTGCTGAAACTGTGGGTAAATCCTCGTCGATTAGGACGAGTTTATGATTCCAGTGGTGGGTTTATCCTACCGAATACCGACTTGCGGGCACCGGATGTATCCTTTGTTCTCGCGGACCGAATCAAGCGCAGTAATCGGGATTTTGTCCGCCTCGTTCCAGATTTGATGGTGGAGATTAAATCCAAAAGCGATCGCCTTAATCCCCTCGCCGATAAAATCAAACTATTTTTAGCATTAGGAACAACCGTCGGCATCTTAGTTGACCCGGATAAAGAAACTGTAACTGTCTATCGTCCCACGGGAGAAACTACTGTATTAAACACTGAAGACACTTTAACCATTCCTGAATTATTCCCCGGTTGGGAAATGCCGATCGCTGATTTATGGCCGCCAGTATTTGAGTAG
- a CDS encoding bifunctional orotidine-5'-phosphate decarboxylase/orotate phosphoribosyltransferase translates to MINFSDKLQTAIERNNSLLCVGLDPDPEALPSRFGTPNNPATVIAHLTDWLHFIIAQTSELVCAYKPTLGFYTALGAEGLNLLPQILQAIPRCLPVILDVKHSDLNSSTVFAQTIFERWQVDAVTLSPYPGQDLAAPFLLYPDKAVFVLCHTSNPAAQVLQHYPKNDAPLYLQVVKETRTWGTPEQVAIEVGTNTPEVLGRVRSVAPERLILARSIWSEGTVLANILQNGLNSQGDGLILPVPQDYLSSENAGSLILGLRETINQVRIRIPSEAQACPVWFPDVPATDAHPHTDLILQLYDLGCIMFGEYVQASGETFPYYVDLRTIISNPQIFDKIIGAYAEVLTTLKFDRIAGIPYGALPTATGLSLRLNYPMIFPRKEVKAHGTRRLVEGHFNPGETVVVVDDILISGKSAMEGAQKLQSTGLKVEDIVVFIDHEKGVKDRLKMNGYRAHSVLTLSEIAETLYDAGRLTDRQFQFFKDSH, encoded by the coding sequence ATGATTAATTTTAGCGATAAATTGCAAACGGCGATCGAGCGCAATAACAGCCTTCTGTGCGTAGGACTCGACCCGGATCCAGAGGCGCTGCCCTCCCGGTTTGGGACCCCGAATAACCCCGCCACTGTGATCGCGCACTTGACGGATTGGCTGCATTTTATCATTGCCCAAACGTCTGAACTGGTTTGTGCCTACAAACCGACCCTCGGATTCTACACCGCATTGGGGGCTGAGGGCTTAAATTTATTGCCGCAAATTTTACAAGCCATTCCCCGTTGCCTTCCGGTGATTTTAGATGTCAAACACTCGGATCTCAACAGTAGTACCGTATTTGCCCAGACCATTTTTGAACGCTGGCAGGTGGATGCGGTGACTCTGAGTCCCTATCCCGGGCAGGATTTGGCCGCCCCATTTTTACTGTATCCCGATAAAGCCGTGTTTGTCCTGTGTCATACTTCCAATCCGGCGGCGCAAGTCTTGCAACATTATCCCAAAAATGACGCGCCCTTGTACCTCCAAGTCGTCAAAGAAACCCGGACTTGGGGGACTCCAGAACAGGTGGCAATTGAGGTGGGAACCAATACGCCGGAAGTCTTGGGGCGAGTCAGGTCCGTTGCCCCAGAACGGCTGATTCTGGCCCGCAGTATCTGGTCGGAAGGAACAGTTTTAGCTAACATTCTCCAGAACGGTTTAAACAGTCAAGGAGATGGATTAATCCTGCCCGTTCCCCAAGATTATTTAAGCAGTGAAAATGCCGGTTCCCTGATTTTAGGACTGCGAGAAACGATTAATCAAGTGAGAATTCGCATCCCGTCGGAGGCCCAAGCCTGTCCGGTGTGGTTTCCGGATGTTCCCGCTACGGATGCTCATCCTCATACGGATTTAATTCTGCAACTCTATGATTTAGGTTGCATCATGTTTGGAGAATATGTCCAAGCATCCGGGGAAACTTTTCCCTATTATGTTGACTTGCGAACCATTATCTCTAATCCGCAAATTTTTGATAAAATTATTGGCGCTTATGCCGAGGTCTTAACCACCCTAAAATTTGACAGGATTGCGGGAATTCCTTACGGGGCATTACCCACGGCAACGGGACTATCTTTGCGGTTGAATTATCCGATGATTTTTCCCCGGAAAGAAGTGAAGGCACATGGGACTCGACGGTTAGTGGAAGGTCATTTTAATCCCGGGGAAACGGTGGTGGTGGTGGATGATATTTTAATTAGTGGAAAAAGTGCGATGGAAGGGGCGCAAAAGCTGCAATCAACTGGGTTGAAGGTGGAGGATATTGTAGTCTTTATTGACCATGAAAAAGGGGTGAAAGACCGATTGAAAATGAATGGGTATCGAGCCCATTCGGTCTTGACTCTTTCGGAAATTGCCGAAACCCTTTATGATGCAGGTCGTCTGACCGATCGCCAATTCCAGTTTTTTAAAGACAGCCATTAA